ACAACAACATCGCCGATGCTGATGCGGCCTGGGAATGCGTGAAGAGCCTGGGCGGTTTCGAGCAAAGCGCCGCTTGCGTCATCGTCAAGCATGCGAACCCATGCGGCGTAGCCCTGGGCAAGAATGCGGCCGAAGCGTATGCGCGCGCCCTGCAGACGGACCCGACCTCGGCATTCGGCGGCATCATTGCTTTTAATACCGAACTGGACGGCGCCACGGCCGGCGAAATCGCCAAGCTGTTCGTGGAAGTGCTGATCGCCCCGTCGTTCTCCGCCGAAGCGAAACAGATTCTGTCGAGCAAACAAAACGTACGCATGCTGGAAATCCCGCTGGGGGCCGGCGTCAACGCCATGGACTTCAAGCGCGTCGGTGGCGGCTTGCTGGTGCAATCGCCGGACGCGAAAAACGTCGGTATCGGCGACTTGCGCGTGGTCAGCAAGCTGCAGCCGACGCCGCAGCAATTGTCCGACCTGATGTTCGCCTGGAAAGTGGCGAAATTCGTCAAGTCGAACGCCATCGTCTTCTGCGGCAATAACATGACCCTGGGCGTGGGCGCAGGCCAGATGAGCCGTATCGATTCGGCCCGCATCGCTTCCATCAAGGCGCAAAACGCCGGCCTGTCGCTGACCGGTTCGGTGGTGGCGTCGGACGCCTTCTTCCCGTTCCGCGACGGCCTCGACGTCGTCGTCGACGCGGGCGCGACCTGCGTCATCCACCCGGGCGGCTCCATGCGCGACCAGGAAGTGATCGATGCGGCGGACGAGCGCGGCGTGGTGATGCTGTACACGGGTACGCGTCATTTCCGTCATTAATAAGGCGGCCTAAACCTACTGCGCGGCGCGGGGCGCGGCCTGCGATGCTCACTGTGCTCTAGCACAGTTGCGCTTCTCGGCCACGCCGCATCGCCGCTCGCTACGGTTTATCCCACCTTATTGAAAGGTGGTCAAACGGCAGGCACCGGTTATTCACCGGTGCCTGCCGTATTCATTATAGAATCTGGCGATGATTATTCTTGGCATCGATCCTGGCCTGCGCACGACCGGCTTTGGGGTCATTGAAAAACTTGGCAACAAGCTGCGCTATATCGCGTCGGGGACCGTCAAGACGGCTTCCGACGGGGAATTGCCGCCGCGACTGAAGATCATTTTGCAGGGCGTGAGCGAAATCGTCGGCACCTATCAGCCCGACTGCGCGGCCATCGAAAAAGTGTTTGTCAACGTCAATCCCCAATCGACCTTGCTGCTGGGCCAGGCGCGTGGCGCGGCCATTTGCGCGTTGGTCCACGCCGATTTGTCGGTGGCCGAGTACACGGCGCTGCAAGTGAAACAGGCCGTCACGGGCCACGGCAAGGCGGCCAAGGAGCAGGTGCAGGACATGGTGTCGCGGCTGCTGTCATTGCCCGGCTTGCCCGGCACGGATGCGGCCGATGCACTGGGCGTGGCCATTTGCCATGCCAACAGCATCGACGCGCTGGCCATGCTCGGCGCGCTGGCGCCACAACTGCAGGGTCTGCGTATGAAACGCGGCCGTTTAGTTGGATAATCACTCTCAAATTTAACATTAGGAACACGCGATGATAGGCCGTCTATCCGGTATTTTGCTTGAAAAAAATCCGCCACAATTGCTGGTCGATTGCCAGGGCGTCGGCTATGAAGTCGACGTGCCGATGAGCACCTTTTACAACCTGCCCCACGTGGGCGAAAAAGTCGTGCTGTTTACGCACCAGGCCATCCGCGAAGATGCGCATCT
Above is a genomic segment from Janthinobacterium sp. 64 containing:
- the purH gene encoding bifunctional phosphoribosylaminoimidazolecarboxamide formyltransferase/IMP cyclohydrolase; the protein is MIKQALLSVSDKTGVLEFARALSALGVNLLSTGGTAKLLADNGVPVTEVADYTGFPEMLDGRVKTLHPKVHGGILARRDFPEHMSKLVEHDMPTIDMVVVNLYPFQGTVAKADCTLEDAIENIDIGGPTMLRSAAKNHKDVVVICDPTDYDAVLAELRSADGTAGTVSYDTKFMLAKKVFAHTAQYDGAITNYLTSLGPTKVHAERGAYPQVLNVAFEKVQDMRYGENPHQSAAFYRDLVTIDGALANYRQLQGKELSYNNIADADAAWECVKSLGGFEQSAACVIVKHANPCGVALGKNAAEAYARALQTDPTSAFGGIIAFNTELDGATAGEIAKLFVEVLIAPSFSAEAKQILSSKQNVRMLEIPLGAGVNAMDFKRVGGGLLVQSPDAKNVGIGDLRVVSKLQPTPQQLSDLMFAWKVAKFVKSNAIVFCGNNMTLGVGAGQMSRIDSARIASIKAQNAGLSLTGSVVASDAFFPFRDGLDVVVDAGATCVIHPGGSMRDQEVIDAADERGVVMLYTGTRHFRH
- the ruvC gene encoding crossover junction endodeoxyribonuclease RuvC codes for the protein MIILGIDPGLRTTGFGVIEKLGNKLRYIASGTVKTASDGELPPRLKIILQGVSEIVGTYQPDCAAIEKVFVNVNPQSTLLLGQARGAAICALVHADLSVAEYTALQVKQAVTGHGKAAKEQVQDMVSRLLSLPGLPGTDAADALGVAICHANSIDALAMLGALAPQLQGLRMKRGRLVG